DNA sequence from the Melitaea cinxia chromosome 25, ilMelCinx1.1, whole genome shotgun sequence genome:
ttcatcaaattccactatatttatgggATACATAATTGaagagaaacaggtcctaatgcattggcctattctacctcctacTGTTAGCCTCCGCTATCCTCCTATTCGCAACTTATGTGGAGGATAAACTTTACCACAACCGGGTAAACCGGCCCTAAGGTTAGCCATTTATAAGACTGAGTAAAGTAAGGTAACAAGGGTCAAAATTGATGTGTCCAAAGACAGACCACGTAGCATTTGGTTTTAAACCAATTACGTCAATTTCCTTTCAAGAGAttacttaattactttttaaagggTACTCccttatgttttataataaggtgtaatattctaatttttattaaattaaaattagactaaatagttattttatttttagtcgataatGTTCCTCagttaaaatacagtttatatattattttcaaatgagTAACTTCGGAGTTGGTTGCCGGtccttctctgcagaatctatattccgaatcggtggtcgGATTAAGGGGAAGGCAACCGGGGCTAAAGACCCGGGGTCCCCGCAataaacttgtaaaaaaatttaaattcagacTAATAAACACGAATAAACAACTTttcctttcatattttttttcgcatttgaccttaaaaaaattgtccaattcatttggaaaataatttgcGGCCAAGGGGCCTCTACTCCTTTGTAGCCCCGAGGCCTCCCGACCCCTCAGTCCGGCCCTGTGGTGGTAACTTtatctacttttaaaaaataatgatcactttaaaattttaaattgtaaaatgatgattcgaaagtgcttttgaagcctattcgaataaaattaattttgattttgctgAAATGCTTCACCGTTGTTGCTGATAAAGTTAACTGATATATAACGGTATCCAAATATATACATGGCTTTACATCAAACATcaaatatcaacaaaaaaaatatatacaatcgttaaatttaaaaagttgtaTATAACTTATTATTTGAAAGAAAACAAGTCCATGAAGATCTATTTCATCTTCTGCTAATAAAGCATATCAGTAACTTATCTGTGAGTCAGAGATGTAAATGGGGTGGGGTGGCAAATTAGCACGGGTCTGTATGACGGGGCCTATAAGGTAGCGAGGCAATTAAACTAGGCTTGAGGCAGTTGTGCCACTGTTGATTCTGTCTGCTAAATGTTTGATTTAAATggcctggccaggaattttccatCCAACCCTTTTGCGATTTATCCTTAACATGCTCaagtagataataaaatattttttattaattaactagatGGGTGAAACTCATGTCTAGTTCGGACCTTACatctataattaataaagtaaatgatGGTTCAATATGAGCTGtgtactatataaatattatagatttatatcatatattttaaatttatttaaaactagattaaaaaatctatttgaattaaatattaacagttattttatattaatgtaagtcATAAACATTAAATGTCTGCAATTGCAGAgggtatatacataaaattggaAATTGTTGCAGTCTATtactttatatacaataaaaacttcTCGGGCACATTtgctttaaatgtaaaaatgctATTAgacttgaatttttaaaaataatcaaagagTTGGCTAACAAAACggttataatataaacataatttttatttttaaattacaaaaaagttttacgAAACACTGATTTTACTATCAATCGAACAAtaacaaaaccgaagtaaattGCTATCaattcaaatcaaatcaaattaacccgcaaccgccagcgcaagagccataagccagtgctgtgaccgttgcgctaatcCGTTATTTTTACGaagatttccaaaaaaaaagaaaacgagtgtgctttagaccacacgactgaagcaaaacttacgaaacgtaactctctttttGTCTTCACTAACATATCTTACTCTCAACTTCCGtccgcctcgcctgatcacagtTTTcctaacgctttcgtcacgcattcaccagctaatTCGCCAAGTCAAGTGtgactaaagaagttttacttcaaaaaaacttTTCCTTTATCTAGAAGgaactttaaaatattgctaTAAATATGACATAGCGAAAATACCTTAGAAATCACAGTAGTAAtcttatatacttaaaattatcCGATTTTGTTCGCCAACTAGTAACATTgtgcaatatttaaaaacatttaaatattgtatacttACTAAGTTACcagcttaaataataatttaatacacgTTCTACCATTGTATTTAAGTGTGTACAAATAAATCTAAATGTTaatggtatatttgttttttattcatgtTGGGACCCATACAATAACATCAAACTCGTAGCTCCTCAGTGCGCCCATGGGGCCAGCAACATGCCAGAATATCGAGTGTGTCGCGCgttcaaaaaattttataaatatgtgtaaatgtaatcttatactattaaacgagcaattcttgtatatatatatagaatctgaatctcggaaacggctccaacgattttcataaaatttagtatttagggggtttcgggggagataaatctatctagctaggattcattttcaggaaatgtcgttttatccctgtttttaggaattgaaaaaaatatcgttagaataagaaggtaaatttcgcataaatCTAtgtagttgcaatagctcggtgggaaatcggccgctcgggatcaaccgagaagatcatggttcaaatcctcatgtccctgatcaactattttttctttttctttttctaattgcactcgttattttttatttaaatagactgttcttattttttattattatgtcggtaaaatcgaaaaatattattcatattttatcaatatgtaattcgtaaaaataccgagcttagctcggtcacccgggtacttAAATTAAAAGAGCATAGATTAAGAGAATATTAAATCTTTCTTAACGCGATAAACTAAATCATagaggtaaatatatattttaaaaaaaaagttagcgaTCAGATTGGATTggagaataaaattaaattagactaatgtagaaagtaatttaataaaaggaaacacaattttaatacaaatttgaatgaaCAAACAAATTTATCTCCCTTTTATGGATTAATCGAACGAGTTTAACACAacccgaaattattttaaacctaCATTATGGaccgaaatacatttttgataaatctaatattaatttaaactacactGCGGGTTCGAATTATTTCTGAACACGTAGGTGGAGGTTAACTGTGGTCACTTATCATAGCGGATCTCCGTGACACGTGGCTCCGCAGAAACTCCCTAGATGATCACCCGCCAGTCTCTCGAGTTCAGTTGTCCAAACTCCACGAGACCATCTTCACCATcgacttcttttttttatatatcactagttcggcaaacaagcgtacggttcacctgatggtaagagattaccgtagcttataaacgtctgcaacaccagaagcatcgcaagcgtgttgccgacccaatccccaatccccccaggagctctggtcaccttactcaccaacaggaacacaatactgcttaaaagcagtattatttagctgtgatcttctgtaaggtcgaggtactaccccagtcgggctgctccatattttgagcaggaaattcctgctgtgccctacctcaggaGAAAGAGGATTATGCCCAGCGgcaggatgttacaggctgaaacatGAATTgtgatatacaaaaataagtttctagataatgttttaaaattaaaaaacaatttacattaaataatttttattgcacactatttatatattcttcatccatttttttaaacttctccTTCATATCATCTGGAACTTCAACTGTTGTTAAATCCTCAGCTCCAACTTCATGTTCCTTCTGTATCAGTATATCTACAACATTTTCACATGCCAGTAATGCATTCGGATCTTTCTCCCATTTATGATACTCTCTAAGCACATAATAAACTCCATTCTCTCTCAGAATCTCTCTACTTTTCCGTTGAGCGCACAACTTGTTCAACGTCTCTATAACCATTTTACGTATATCAACGTCGGCATCTCTCTTCTTCTCTTTCGGCAAGTATTGTAACGCAATTGGTAGTTTGTCCATTTCATCGTCAGGGTATTCTTCGTTACCCATCAGTGGCGACagtaaatatgttaataaatcaatatcatTACGTAGTAGAAACTCATGATAGTCTGTATCAAATGATAAGTTTCTTACTGTCCCAATAGCTCCACCTCGTCTGATAACAGATTCTTCGTAATTACAAAACGGTAAAAGCTTTAATAGAGGTACGTGGGGGTTTTCTTTTGTGAGCCAATTCCTTATCCTAGGAGAACAGCTAAGGTTACTGAACATCGGCGATAAGTAATGTAACTTTGACCCTTTTTTATTATAGCTTGTATTGACAAATATATTCAACAAATCGTTAAGATCAGGCATTAAATAGTCAACACACAACTCGACCGAGTTCTCCGGCCTTGTGATGTTTGATAATATCATACATACGGCATCGGCGTCTTGTTTCTGTTGATCCTTAACATAACCTACTAAAACTTCgataatgtttttgttaatcGTTTTATAGTTGAGTAATTCCGAAGCACCTTTAGCATTTGCTGTTAAGTTAACTAGTAATAACAATGAATTTCTGGCTATTTCATTAACTCTATCGTTTGTTAATTCGATAATACTTCGTATTAACTTTTCACTTTTCAATAAAGCTTTTATACCATCTTCTGAACCAGACAAACCTAGTAAGTGATCTAGTGATATGTGTTTTAAGTCTATCCTCGCCTCCGGTTGTAGGAACTGCACCATTTCATCGAGAGGATCATTCGCCATAGTTATTTATCTGAtttctttaattgttttaaagtaattatgatcaattatgattaataaaaacattaacatgTGACGGTGTTGCCTTAGAACTCAGACTGTCACTGTCAAACACAAACTGTCAATAGAAGCTTTTGGCAGTTATATATTGGATATGGATGGCGttgtgggccttaggtggaatGTGCCCACGGTCTTAGATTAGTCCATagagtagaataaatattaaaaggaaGTCTTAGCGCTCCCGCACACTTACAATTAAGTTGGCCGAACGCCATTACGACTAAATCACAGAGTATACTAATAGGTATAGTGACATATAGTGGAAGCCCGCACATCTTCTCCAACTAAGTTGTCAAGAATCGAAATGCACTTCCGATCGACGTACAATTAAAAAGTTGTCTAACTGTTCATTAGCACGGTTCCTTATACAAGCTCGCTATCTCCAACTTATTTGGTCAGTCGCACGGCAAGATGCAGGGCGATTAATCTTAGTACAAAAAACTGGGGACAGCAATAGGTACAATGATACAAAATCACGAAGTATATGTAGTCCCTCTACAAAATAGATTTAGAtgtgttttttaatattgtcggATTATAATCGTAAGAAAAGTGACAACTATAAATAAGAGATGGCAGTTTTAAAGCATGTTTATAATTCATATACCTAGATGGCACGaaacacaaattttattgttttaaattcacACAATACAATTCTCTTTGATACAAATTACAAATGTCTGCTAATTTCTGACGCTTGCGCCAGTTTTTTgcgatattttgtttattttcgtgATCTTGCTGTGTTATGCGTTTGTTGTTGAGTTGAGCTAATGTTCCTCCGACTAATTCATATTTGTGATCAGAAAGTAATTTTGTGTGTGGTTGTGTCTTCAAAATTGAGATAGGACTCTAGTGCGTGTGAACAGACACAGTGCAAGTGTTGCGGGTGTTGCAGGTCTtccaggtgttgcaggtgttgcgTGTCTTCCAGGTGTGGCAGGTGTTGCATGTCTTCCAGGTGTTGCGGGTGTTCCGGGTTTTCCAGGTGTTGCAGGTCATGCGccaacatataatacaaataaaaataaaaagagaatatatatatatataaatgagacaggaaagtcgtcatctacaacatcggcagccggtagtaacgaaacggccaagccacatattttgactaaggtgtagagtttgtgaagttagggcttgtagagttaggacgtatagagttagaagcttggttctacatgagatctgataactttttgacagtgcgagccatatgatctcgtcttggcaacattttacatgaaaatgtttttggtgggattaacTATTACTAAAGGAAACTGACAGTAATATACATCAATAATTGCATAATTAGTTTCAGGCATACATGCAGTTCTTCGTGGATTTCCGAACCCTGAAAAAGATAAATTACGATTGAATACGTAGTTATATTCAATTGGAGGTGATATTTTGGAACTTACAAATGcacactaaattaaattaaaagaatataattactaatactAACTACTAAACATATTTAGTATAGTTCCTAGacttaatcaaattaaatgacTTTCATACCATTATAAACATGTTGaccacataattatatatgagTGGCCACTGTtgctttaattaattacaaaactaaaGCATCTGAGCAAAATTGTTAATGCAGttattcctttatttatttttttacgtttcaaTCGATTATCACAACCAAAGATACCATGTGTTGGAAGAAAACCTTTGCAAGAACTTGTAAATCAGCCAATTCCATCAACTTCTAcaggtattattatattattcttctAGGGTTCTGTATCAAAATACATGTTTCAATGTTGATCCCAGCATgcagtttaaattttatatgtcgCATTATTTGAATCTTAAAATATGGTGCGAACAGTCACAATGGCCTCTATCATACCAAGTAAAATGAAGATAAAGGTAGttaaatatgtttgtatatattttatttcagctCGTGAATCATTTCAGCAGTTGATGTATACATCTACAAGCATTGTAGAAAATATTGGTCAGTACTATTTAGCATTAAAtacaatatcataaaattattttgtgtttgtgtctatatttttaaagtttcataGTTGGCACTATCACAAAGGTCGAAATCGACATAACTTTTATACATAgtataaacatatatactaaACAGTCTTATTCtgtgaataaattttgaatttttgacaGTTACTCTATACAAAAACTGTTAGATGTCAATTTAAATCCATGGTTAagcatagatgaagtaaaaaaagtagataatgcgcggcctttgttgttactgaagccacaaaactcggctccttcaagtaaacagaCGCgttcacgcacacatatgcatcaaactacgcagcctcttaggggtcgagtttcataaaaaacgttcttagcggatgtctacgctctataaggaacctacccgctaaatttcaagtttgtaggtattatagtttcggagatttcgtgatgagtgagtgacctttcgcttttatatatgtaatagatAATAGATACTGCAATCGACCATTTTGATTGAAACAATCACAAATCAGAAATCACATCACAAGAGGTTAAAAAACTACGACGATAAAATTCGCCCACAACGCCCGCGGCGTTTTTTCCAATTTCAGCGGTCGTAGGCGTAGGCATTGTGGGCTTTAGGTGGAACGCACTCAAAGTGTCAATATTCTATAGTCTATTTCAcgtaggatgggtacggtgacacatgtcaaattaactctatagtgaggtgaccatgcataattaattgatgtaattcgattatcgagtacaaatgcggttaaactttaatcgattatataaaaaaaaattttaactgcttattaaaaataaatcatcgctatagtgaataaataatattttaagggtggTGTTAAACGCGAGAAATGAGTTATCGACAAACTCATTAACACAGCTCACGTCGCAAATTATTAGTcgttaattttaagttatcattttttctgtacctgttttattttgtttaaaatgtaaaaacgcatatataaatacaatttcaatctaatcaagcattatgatttgctttggaaactaattggtgatttttaaaaatgtatatttatccgatttgttcaaaatagtgagcgtgtattggaacatatcaaatgtcaccgtacccatcctatgtgAAATAGATTATAATTCATTGTTTTGTTTACCTTTATATACCCACAGAGTACATTAAATATACGATACCCTTCGGTTTTGTTCTTGTGAATAGTTCATAATTATACCCATTTGGATTGGTTTTTTAGTATTTCACGTTTAATTTATCGACTCTTAATCTACCATACAACAATGGAACTAAGCATTTTAGGGCTAATAGCTCAAATTTACCCAGGATTGATGTACTAATGTTGGGCGATTTTCTCGCAACAAAGAATTTTGCTCGTGTGTGTATATCTTATGACGAAAtatatgttttcatttcatttcagaaACTGAAACCCGCCCAATCCAAAAAATAATCTTTGGTTTGAACTGAAGTACGGGAAGGTAACCAAAGAGTATAATAACTTGCTTATACAGGTTAACTGCTTCTAGAGCTTACGAAGTGAGTCGGTGTTAGACCAATGATAAGACTGATTTCTACTGTCAAATAATAACTAACTTTTGATGAGCATTATATAGGTTAGGTTTTcttgaaattgttattaaattttggaAAACCCATGtagaatagaaaataaaaatgcagaaatttaatttgtgttttaattagTAAGAGAGTCTTGTATATTAATCAAACCACAGGCTATCGTTATAATATCATTAAGAACTTTaactaaacttaaattaataattgtgtgaGTTACAGAAGGAGTATAAGAAGTATcatgtctgtctgtatgttcaatttttttaactattttactaAAGTAACACACTTGGTATTGATGAGTTACTATTTACACCATGATGCTTGATTTTAAACGGTGATGTAGAGATGGCTTCATTGGTGATGTCAAATAATCTACTTAACTGATTTACGTTGGGTTAGGTTTACTTCTGTATGTGTGCTTGAATTGATTTATCCAACACTCTTGGTGTTAATTGGGGAACTTCGTCTACATTCTGCTGAActgtaaaacaaatattttattatttagtgcaatattataattattatgaacatAAATGGGAGATTACTAGGTTACAGAAAAATCTATGTAGTATATTGAGTGTACCAACAATGTACCTATGTAATAACAATGAGAATAAAATTTACTTGTTCAATgctaataaataagtaatacctGAATAATATATACCTGAACCACCGGATGCAATTCCTTCAAAAATTGATTGTTCTGTAACTATACATTTTCCTTCGAAATCCTTATTACACTCTTCAAGAatcataatttttcatttcttagCTATATAGGGTCGCTCTGTTGTGTCAGATGTTTGTGTTTTCCTGTCTGGTTGGTATATAAATTTATGGGGCATACATCCTGGTTTCATACGTACTTGTGATACTGATCCCATCAAATGATGCTTCATATAATTTTCCATATCATTTGGcaactgaaaaaataaaagttaaggattaaaatagataataacgaatgattgattgattgattggtttaatggctttcaattgtGCCTGAGaaggttgattccgccaatgtatATCGAATGATAgccaaaataaaacaaataatctcAATAAATTAGTCAAACCATAGCCTCATTAATTCCACTGTTTCACGTCAAACAAACATTTTTGGACTTATCATTACatgattaataacatatacctACTCACATCAAAGTGGTCTtcacagaaataaaaataggtaaaaaaactttttaagttaaacggttttatgttaaacatacattgcaatgtttaagataaatgtactaaaaaccaaaaaataataaaatagatacagtcgtgggaattataaacatatgcatagactagactaaaataaaaccgtggggcacgtcaattgtctacaaattatcgacttagtgtgcgatagaagaatcgtttaattcgtcgttaaaataggcagttggcccgcagacggtgaggaaattacttactattttcttgctcatggaaattccaatagttatacactccatgtaaataaaagagatgtttcaacttgtagacaattgacgtgccccacggttttattttagtctagtctatgcatatgtttataattcccacgactgtatctattttattattttttggtttttagtacatttatcttaaacattgcaatgtatgtttaacataaaaccgtttaacttaaaaagtttttttacctatttttattttctagtttttagtttttatttcgcattctgtttaattcatttagtgcttcattattgcaaggcccatcttaaatattgaggttgtatagtgcactgtattcttcttgtcaagcccttttatttgatacccatattggtgggattgataaaaaattgttatcagacatttggtagcggcggccagcttagatttcaattttgcatagtaaattctattctacttgttgagacctttcatttgatacccatgttgatgggattgataaaacctaagttaaccgccattttgtagaggccgccatcttggattttaattttatatagtacattgattatactggttgagcactttcatttgatacccatattgatgggatcgataaaacctacgttagccgccattttgtagcggccgccatcttgtatttcaattttttatagtatattgtattctgcttgatgagccctttcatttgatacccatattgatgggattgataaaacctacgttatccgccattttgtagcggccgccatcttggatttcaattttttatagtatattgtattctgcttgttgagccctttcatttgatacccatattgatgggattaataaaacataaattatccgccattttgtagcggcggccatcttgaatttataatgataataaataaacataattgtattgtcaccaaaatccaaagtgtatacaaaatttcagattaatcggttgacaggaagagggtgaaatttgaattactaaatttgacccaagaataaataataaataaaaaataaaacaaacggggtgagctaaataaaaccgtttaataaagtGGCGAATTCGAGACTACGTCGTTTGGGTTTCGCCGTGCCAGCTTTAACCATTTATCTcttattattttcttgtttgGAACATGTACAAACACTTTTTTGGGTGTTTTTATTGATGTATTTTTACACTGCGGTACTGCACACCATTTATAGACTTtggaattcatttttatttgttaactttCTTCATTACGCATAGACTAGACACAATGATATGTTTACCTAAGCGTGATGTCAGAGCAGGGCTGCCAGGTGCACAAAGAGTGTGATTGTAcgacaactacaaaaaaaatagtatgccaaggaaattttgaaataaaaagatcgtacagccctttaagactaagtactaattttttattataaattatcaaaattcgtttagttttagaaaataaatgtaataaaactatttgttacactcatacaaaattttctgtgttcatattttttaatagaagaatttgttgggttaaacttttttttttttttatgtcactaggtcggcaaacaagcgtacggctcacctgatggtaagcgattaccgtagcttatagacacctgcaacaccagaagcatcgcaagcgcgttgccgacccaatccccaatccaccccaggagctctggtcaccttactcaccaacaggaacacaatactgtttgaaaacagtattattttgctgtgatcttctgtaaggtcgaggtactaccccagtcgggctgctccatattttgagcaggaaattcctgctgtgccctacctcagttaaaattttctgaaacttcaacttcgtaaaattttcgtttcttcttaattaATTGCTTAGCTAATAATTTGCCCTTACGTGTAttattggataaactgtttctaagttttgttttgattaaataaacttcgTTGAATGCTCGTTCACAACCTGGGTTCACTGTAATGgcgaaaacaaaacaaatttaaagcaaattgagccagtgttttataattttcaaactgttttatatttcaaatatgttttttttttcaagtcgcaattattaccgaaagagaaaatatctatgttatatatattagttttgttataaaGCAAACAAATGCAGCTCTTTTAAGATTATTCAAAGAgacttcattcaagtaaaagatCTAGGCACGCGTTAGGTAGTTGGGGTAGTTCTCCTAAATTCATGCTTTCCGGTGGATgacgtttttttattatgaaatgcGGTaaggtaataggaatataaaaatcgtacattttatgtacgatcttggtctagcgatcgtacatgagtaaaaatgcgaaaaaatcgtatgagtacgattaaaatcgtacatctggcagccctgTGTCAGAGTCGACGCCATGACTCATGCAACCGTTTTTGCGcactatttgaaaaatattaga
Encoded proteins:
- the LOC123665962 gene encoding protein HGH1 homolog, translating into MANDPLDEMVQFLQPEARIDLKHISLDHLLGLSGSEDGIKALLKSEKLIRSIIELTNDRVNEIARNSLLLLVNLTANAKGASELLNYKTINKNIIEVLVGYVKDQQKQDADAVCMILSNITRPENSVELCVDYLMPDLNDLLNIFVNTSYNKKGSKLHYLSPMFSNLSCSPRIRNWLTKENPHVPLLKLLPFCNYEESVIRRGGAIGTVRNLSFDTDYHEFLLRNDIDLLTYLLSPLMGNEEYPDDEMDKLPIALQYLPKEKKRDADVDIRKMVIETLNKLCAQRKSREILRENGVYYVLREYHKWEKDPNALLACENVVDILIQKEHEVGAEDLTTVEVPDDMKEKFKKMDEEYINSVQ
- the LOC123665951 gene encoding uncharacterized protein LOC123665951 — translated: MNSKVYKWCAVPQCKNTSIKTPKKVFVHVPNKKIIRDKWLKLARRNPNDVVSNSPLYFCEDHFDLPNDMENYMKHHLMGSVSQVRMKPGCMPHKFIYQPDRKTQTSDTTERPYIAKK